Proteins co-encoded in one Populus trichocarpa isolate Nisqually-1 chromosome 10, P.trichocarpa_v4.1, whole genome shotgun sequence genomic window:
- the LOC18102369 gene encoding mitochondrial-processing peptidase subunit alpha has product MYRSAVSRLRAPKGCRRYPTRFASSSATALQPSSSSGFFSWLTGEKSKSVPPLDFPLVGVELPSTLPDYVEPGVTKITTLGNGLRIASETSPNPAASIGLYVDCGSIYESPATFGATHVLERMAFKSTRNRSHLRVVREVEAIGGSVQSSASREQMGYTYDALKTYLPEMVELLIDCVRNPVFLDWEFNEQLQKVKAEISEASKNPQGLLFEAIHSAGFSGALANPLLAPESSIDRLNSSLLEEFVAENYTARRMVLAASGVEHEELVAIAEPLLSDLSDKKSPGEPESVYTGGDFRCQAESGDQKTHFALAFGLKGGWHDVKEAMTLTVLQILMGGGGSFSAGGPGKGMYSRLYQRVLNQYHKVQSFSAFSHIYNHSAIFGIQATTDADFASSAIKLAARELTEVASPGAVDPVQLQRAKQSTKSAILMNLESRMVASEDIGRQILMYNKRKPLGDFLKAIDEVTLQDITQISQKLISSPLTMASYGEVINVPTYDTICSMFKSK; this is encoded by the exons ATGTATAGAAGCGCAGTTTCGCGTCTCAGAGCTCCTAAG GGCTGCCGTAGGTATCCAACAAGATTTGCAAGTTCGAGTGCAACTGCCTTGCAACCATCCTCTTCCAGTGGTTTCTTCAGCTGGCTTACTGGTGAAAAGTCCAAGTCTGTTCCACCTCTAGACTTTCCACTTGTAGGAGTTGAACTCCCTTCTACATTGCCTGATTATGTTGAACCTGGTGTAACTAAGATTACTACGCTTGGTAATGGCTTGCGAATTGCATCTGAAACATCACCG AATCCCGCGGCATCAATAGGGTTATATGTTGACTGCGGCTCAATATATGAGTCGCCAGCAACATTTGGGGCCACCCACGTTCTGGAACGAATGGCATTCAAAAGCACAAGAAACCGCAGCCACTTGCGTGTTGTGCGAGAAGTGGAAGCAATTGGGGGTTCTGTACAATCCTCAGCATCTCGGGAGCAGATGGGATATACATATGATGCTTTGAAGACTTATCTTCCAGAGATGGTTGAGCTACTTATTGATTGTGTGAGGAACCCTGTCTTCCTTGATTGGGAGTTCAATGAACAG CTTCAGAAGGTGAAGGCTGAGATCAGTGAAGCTTCAAAAAACCCTCAAGGTTTGCTTTTTGAGGCAATTCACTCGGCAGGTTTTTCTGGTGCTTTGGCAAATCCTCTTTTAGCTCCAGAATCTTCAATAGATAGATTGAATAGTTCACTCTTGGAGGAATTTGTAGCT GAAAATTATACTGCTCGTCGTATGGTGCTTGCAGCTTCTGGTGTTGAACACGAGGAACTGGTAGCTATTGCAGAGCCCCTTTTATCTGACCTATCTGATAAAAAGAGCCCCGGAGAGCCAGAATCTGTTTATACTGGTGGTGATTTCCGTTGTCAAGCTGAATCAGGG GACCAGAAAACCCATTTTGCTCTCGCATTTGGACTAAAAGGTGGCTGGCATGATGTGAAGGAGGCCATGACTTTGACAGTTCTTCag atTCTAATGGGAGGTGGTGGATCATTCTCAGCTGGTGGCCCTGGGAAAGGAATGTATTCAAGGCTAT ATCAACGTGTTTTGAATCAGTATCACAAAGTTCAGTCGTTTTCAGCATTCAGCCACATTTACAATCACTCTGCCATATTCGGTATCCAAGCTACCACA GATGCAGATTTTGCATCATCGGCCATTAAGCTAGCAGCTAGAGAGCTAACTGAAGTTGCTTCACCTGGTGCAG ttgACCCAGTGCAGCTACAACGTGCCAAACAGTCAACAAAGTCTGCCATTTTGATGAATTTGGAATCTAGA ATGGTTGCTTCGGAAGATATTGGTAGACAAATTTTGATGTATAACAAGAG GAAACCGTTGGGTGATTTCTTGAAAGCGATAGATGAGGTTACATTGCAGGATATTACCCAAATTTCCCAAAAGCTTATTTCTTCACCTCTCACAATGGCATCATACGGAGAAG TTATCAATGTCCCAACATATGATACAATCTGCAGCATGTTCAAGTCAAAATGA